One genomic segment of Hordeum vulgare subsp. vulgare chromosome 2H, MorexV3_pseudomolecules_assembly, whole genome shotgun sequence includes these proteins:
- the LOC123429658 gene encoding uncharacterized protein LOC123429658: protein MWWWRSRKFRLNVDGDDVHCFVHGLHYFVRVQVWSSRSGKNPGRERRRCRHDRFTQSTRRPSTVATLGAMSKTWSRATKTVPTASKLAKIAGIAVVAAKSVNTMATTTVLSTSTSVTNKVREEGWETTSHPLTFSFLPFYFAFFPATIDGVILLFRQS, encoded by the coding sequence ATGTGGTGGTGGAGGAGCCGCAAGTTCCGGCTCAACGTTGACGGTGACGACGTCCATTGCTTCGTCCACGGGCTCCATTACTTTGTCCGCGTACAGGTTTGGAGCAGCCGGTCTGGCAAGAATCCAGGCCGGGAGCGGCGCCGCTGTAGGCATGACCGGTTCACGCAAAGCACCAGAAGACCAAGCACCGTCGCGACCTTGGGCGCCATGTCCAAGACGTGGTCCAGGGCGACGAAAACCGTTCCGACGGCCTCCAAACTGGCGAAGATCGCGGGCATTGCTGTTGTGGCGGCGAAGTCCGTCAACACCATGGCAACGACGACGGTTCTATCAACGTCGACCTCCGTCACGAACAAGGTGCGGGAAGAAGGATGGGAGACCACGAGTCATCCTCTTACCTTCTCCTTTCTTCCCTTCTACTTTGCTTTTTTCCCTGCGACTATCGACGGCGTAATCTTGCTCTTTCGACAGAGTTGA
- the LOC123425203 gene encoding developmentally-regulated G-protein 3 — MATVMQKIKDIEDEMSKTQKNKATAHHLGLLKAKLAKLRRELLTPTTKGGGGAGEGFDVTKSGDARVGLVGFPSVGKSTLLNKLTGTFSEVASYEFTTLTCIPGVIMYKGAKVQLLDLPGIIEGAKDGKGRGRQVISTARTCNVILIVLDAIKPITHKRLIEKELEGFGIRLNKTPPNMTFRRKEKGGINFTSTVANTHLDLDTVKAICSEYRIHNADVSLRFDATADDLIDVIEGSRIYMPCIYVVNKIDQITVEELDILDKLPHYCPISAHLEWNLDGLLEMVWEYLDLVRLYTKPKGLNPDYEDPVILSSKRKTVEDFCNQIHKDMAKQFKYALVWGSSVKHKPQRVGKEHELEDEDVVQIIKKI; from the exons ATGGCGACCGTCATGCAGAAGATCAAGGACATCGAGGACGAG ATGTCAAAGACGCAGAAGAACAAAGCAACTGCACACCATCTTGGTCTTCTCAAG GCTAAACTTGCAAAATTACGGCGAGAGTTGCTCACTCCTACAACcaaaggtggtggtggtgctggtgaggGGTTCGACGTGACAAAAAGTGGAGATGCACGTGTTGGTTTGGTGGGCTTTCCTTCGGTTGGGAAATCAACATTGTTGAACAAGCTGACCGGAACTTTCTCAGAG GTTGCGTCCTACGAGTTTACAACTTTAACATGCATTCCTGGAGTCATTATGTACAAAGGAGCTAAAGTGCAG CTTCTAGATCTTCCGGGAATTATTGAAGGTGCTAAAGATGGAAAGGGTAGAGGGAGGCAG GTCATCAGCACAGCCAGGACATGTAATGTTATTCTGATTGTTCTTGACGCCATAAAACCCATAACTCACAAACGTCTCATTGAGAAGGAGCTTGAGGGATTTGGCATCCG GTTGAACAAGACACCTCCCAATATGACAttcaggagaaaggaaaagggtgGCATCAATTTTACATCAACAGTAGCGAACACACACTTGGACCTTGACACAGTAAAAGCAATCTGTAGTGAGTACAGGATTCATAATGCTGATGTCTCCCTGAGATTTGATGCAACAGCAGATGACCTTATAGATGTCATTGAGGGAAGTAGGATCTACATGCCTTGCATCTACGTCGTCAACAAAATTGACCAGATCACAGTTGAGGAGCTGGATATCTTGGACAAACTTCCCCATTACTGCCCAATCAG TGCGCATCTGGAATGGAACCTTGATGGACTTCTAGAGATGGTCTGGGAATACCTAGATTTGGTCAGGCTATACACAAAACCCAAAGGGCTGAACCCAGATTACGAGGATCCTGTCATCTTATCATCCAAGAGGAAAACAGTGGAAGACTTCTGCAACCAAATCCACAAGGACATGGCGAAACAGTTTAAATA TGCGCTGGTGTGGGGTTCTAGCGTGAAGCACAAGCCTCAGAGAGTCGGCAAG GAGCATGAGCTTGAAGACGAGGATGTTGTTCAGATCATTAAGAAAATATAG
- the LOC123425204 gene encoding very-long-chain aldehyde decarbonylase GL1-9, with the protein MVPWEGYASDETMGTFAPILLYWVYAGGYQLVLHRRPLQRYRLHTRAEEEDKNLVTLPAVVRGVLLQQLVQAIVAMILFMITSDSSTVLVQPSMVVQSFQFLVAMLVMDTWQYFVHRYMHQNKFLYRHIHSQHHRLIVPYAIGALYNHPLEGLLLDTLGGAMSFLVSGMTPRTAVFFFCFAVLKTVDDHCGLWLPYNIFQHLFQNNTAYHDIHHQLQGTKYNYSQPFFSIWDRILGTHMAYDLVSRKEGGLEARPLRD; encoded by the exons atggtgcCGTGGGAAGGCTACGCGAGCGACGAGACGATGGGCACCTTCGCCCCCATCCTGCTCTACTGGGTCTACGCCGGCGGCTACCAGCTCGTCCTGCACCGCCGCCCGCTCCAGCGCTACAGGCTCCACACAAGggcagaggaggaggacaagaacctCGTCACCCTCCCCGCGGTCGTGCGTGGGGTGCTCCTGCAGCAGCTCGTGCAGGCCATCGTCGCCATGATCCTCTTCATG ATTACTTCAGATAGTTCAACTGTTCTAGTCCAACCATCTATGGTGGTTCAGTCGTTTCAGTTCTTGGTTGCAATGCTGGTGATGGACACCTGGCAATATTTTGTGCACCGCTACATGCATCAGAACAAATTCCTCTACCGACATATCCACTCACAACATCACCGGCTGATCGTTCCTTACGCTATCGGGGCTCTCTACAACCACCCACTGGAGGGGCTCCTTCTGGACACTTTAGGGGGTGCTATGTCCTTCTTGGTCTCCGGTATGACGCCGAGGACTGCCGTATTCTTCTTCTGTTTCGCTGTGCTCAAGACGGTCGATGATCACTGCGGACTTTGGTTGCCATATAACATTTTCCAGCACCTGTTCCAAAATAACACGGCGTACCATGATATCCACCATCAGCTCCAAGGCACGAAGTACAATTACTCTCAGCCGTTCTTCTCCATATGGGACAGAATCCTAGGAACCCACATGGCCTACGACCTAGTGAGCCGCAAGGAAGGGGGGCTCGAAGCCAGGCCATTGCGAGACTAG
- the LOC123425205 gene encoding uncharacterized protein LOC123425205: protein MPHHGALADEEAPSPRPSAAGCYTFLRSAASRRGHGGGYRRLESASIVDVVRVEVGTTAKARSVFHVDPAVLEAEPVRRLVAAAGRRTAAGAVAVAVDALLFEHLLWLAATDGSAADDLSEIVEFYSEEDDDEEDHRHDGHGFKLKR from the coding sequence ATGCCTCACCACGGCGCGCTCGCCGACGAGGAGGCCCCGTCGCCGCGGCCCTCCGCCGCCGGCTGCTACACCTTCCTCCGCTCCGCCGCCTCCCGCCGCGGCCACGGCGGCGGGTACCGGCGCCTCGAGTCGGCGTCCATCGTCGACGTCGTGAGGGTGGAGGTCGGCACGACGGCGAAGGCGAGGAGCGTGTTCCACGTGGACCCGGCGGTGCTGGAGGCCGAGCCAGTGCGAAGGTTGGTGGCCGCGGCGGGGCGGCGCACGGCGGCTGGCGCGGTGGCCGTGGCCGTGGACGCGCTGCTGTTCGAGCACCTGCTCTGGCTGGCCGCCACCGACGGCTCGGCCGCCGACGACCTGTCGGAGATCGTCGAGTTCTActcggaggaggacgacgacgaagaGGACCACCGTCACGATGGCCACGGGTTCAAGCTCAAGCGCTAG